CGGCTTATAGGTTTATTACGCGATTCGGCGAACGGCGAAAAACTTCGCGAATCGCGCAAGCTTATCGAACGGTCGTTGCAGCGACAACCACGCATTGGCGGCACGTATTGGACATACCGGTATCGTCGCATGGCGCGCACTTTATTGCCGTGAAGCATAGCGCTGCAGGTAGCCGATGCCTCCGATTGCGCGCGAGCCGTACCACGACACCTGTTCGCCGTCGATCAGTTCGATGCGCTTGCCCGTCAGTTTGCCGGCCGCCTGGAGCGCTTGCGCGAGCGCGTCGCAATGCGATTGCGTGAAGCGGTACGGTTCGGTGGACAGCAGTATGCGGTCGACGTCGTCGAGCCACGGCGCGTCGAGCGCGAAGGCCGGATAACGCCGGGCGCCAGCAGGGCCGCCGTCGACGGCCGGCAGCGTGTGCCAGTTCACGAGACGCAGCACCGCGGAGATATACGTATCGCGCGCGACGGTCATCCATGGGTCGTGCCAGATCGCATACAGCACACGTTGCGACGGCCAGTCGCGCGCTCCGATCGCTTCGAGCTGCTCGTTCAACGCCTGGCCGAGGCGGCGCGCCGCATCTTCGCGGCGGAAGATCGTGCCGAGCAAGGCGAACAGTGCGAGATTATGTTCAGGCGCGAGCGGATGCGTGACGACGATATGCGGAACGAACGCGCGCAAGGCATCGACGGTCGTCCGCTCGTTTTCGTCGATATTGACGATCACGTGCGTCGGCTTCAGCGCCCGCACGGCGTCGATGCGCACGGACTTCGTGCCGCCCACTTTGGGCACCGCGCGCACGCGGTCTCGCGGATGCACGCAAAAGCCGGTGCGGCCGACAATCTGTCGATCGAGGTCGAGCGCGAACAGCAGTTCGGTGATGCTCGGCACCAGCGAGACGATGCGTGCATCGTCGCCCGCCGGGGTGTGTCCGATTCCGGCTGCATCGACCGTCTGCTCGTTCATGGCCGGTTCCGTCGATGGTGGAGGGGCGAGGTGCGCCTTGCGTTTATCGCTCGTGGCTCGTGGTGTGTCGCTTGTCGCGTGTCGCGCGCGGCCGGCTTTGGCGGCGGCGTTGCGACTGTCATTGCCGCCGTCGGTGCCGTTGCTGCTGCCGCGGCCCCCGGCCGTGACGTCGCTAGCCGGCCCCGGAGCGCGGCTTGTGCGGCGCCTTCTTCATCGCCGCATCGTAAAGCCAGCGCGGCACCGCATGCAACACCATCGCGACGAAGCGCATCTGCCACGGAAGTACGACGTAGCGCTTCTTCCGTTCGATCGCATGGGCGGCTTCGCGCGCGAATCGCTCGACATCCATCAGGAACGGCATGGCGTACGGGTTGTGCGCCGTCATCGGCGTGCGGATGAAGCCGGGCGCGATCGTCACGACCGAGACGCCGCGTGGCCGCATCTCGACGCGCAGGGCTTCGAGATAGGTGCGCGCCGCGGCTTTCGATGCGCTATAGGCGCCCGAACCGGGCAGGCCACGTACGCCCGCGACGCTCGAGATACCGACGAGCGTGCCTTTGTGCGCAGCGGCCATTTCGGCCGCGAACGGTTCGAAGGTGGCGACCATGCCGTAATAGTTGGTATCCATCACGTCGCGAAACGCCTGCAGATCGCCGAGACCGGTGACCGTGCCGCGGCTTACGCCGGCATTCGCGATCACGATATCGGGGCAGCCATGCTTCGCGAAAAAGTCTTGCGTGGCAGCCGCGAGCGCGTGCGCATCGCGGACGTCGGCGGCATAGATCAGGATGGGGTGCTCGGGATGGGCGTCGCGGAAACGCTCGAGCGCGTCCTTGCGCCGTGCGACGAGGCCGAGAATCGCGCCGCGCCGCACGTATTCGGACGCGAGCGCGAGGCCGATGCCGCTCGATGCGCCGGTAATGAAGACCTTTTGTGGTGAGCCCATATACCGGCGCCTCCGAGGATCGCCCCCCGGTGATTACATCTTCTTCGCGCGAACCTGGCCGACGAGGTAGTCGAGCACCTGGATCGTGCCGGGCAGGCTGTCGGTTTGCGCCGGGCCCGTTTCATACTTGCCCTGAATCGCGAGCGTCGGCACGCCGTCGATCTTGTAGTCTTCGATGAGCTTCTTGTCGCGCTGCAGCGCCGTTTGCGTCGAGAACGAGTTGTACGCGTCCATATACTTCTTCGGGTCGACGCCGTTCTTCGCGAGGAATTTCGCCTGATCTTCGGGCGTCAGCAGGTAGTCCTTGTTGACGTGGATTTCGTGGAAGATCTTCGGCGTCAATTCCTGCGCGAGGCCGAGCGCGTCGACGGCGTGGTACATCTTCGAATGCGGGATGAAGTCATCGCGGAAGGCGACCGGCACGCGCTTGAAGACGACGTCGGGGCCCTGCTTCCTGATCCAGTCTTCGAGGTACGGGTCGAACTCGTTGCAGTGCGGGCAGCCGTACCACATGAACTCGATCACCTCGATCTTGCCGGCCGGCACTTCGACCGGCTGCGGCGACGACAACACCGTGTAGTCCTTGCCGGAGACCGGCGCGGCGGGGCTGGCGCTTGCCGCGCCAGCGATGAGACCGAACGAGAGGCAAAGAAGGCCAAGCAGCTTTTTCATGTCTTGTGATCCCAATCGGGAAGTAGCGGTGACGGTTGAACGGAGGCGTCAGAGGCCTGTCACCGTGAGCGCTGAGACGGACGGCAGGCTTTCGCCGTGATGAGACTACGCGTGCGTGCCGAAGGTTCAAGCCGTTAGGCCGGTTCGGCCGGGTTGGCCTGGTTCGGGCGGCGCGCACGCAATAAGCGATAAAGCGGGTTACAGCGGTTACGGCAGGTTACTGCTTCGTAAAACGGATCACGGCAGTGTCGATGCCCGCGTCGGAGAGGCGCTGACGCGTGCTGTTCATGTCTTCGAACTTCGCGAACGGCCCGATCCGTACGCGATAGTACGTGATACCGCCCGCATCGCGCTGCGTCACTTTCGATTCGAAGCCCTGGAACGCAAGCCGCGCGCGCTGCTGTTCGGCGTCGGCCGCGGTCTTGTACGCGCCGACCTGCAGCAGATAGCCGGTGTTCGCGTCGGCTGCGGACGGCGGAGCCGATGTACCGGGCTTGGCCGGCGGCGGGACATTCGCAACCGCGGCGCCCGGTGTGCCGTTCGGCGCGCTGCTCGCAGGCTTCTTCGCGCCCGCGACCGCCGCCGCCGACGGGTTGCTGCCGGCCACGCCCGGTGCGGCCGCCGAAGCGCCGCCCGCCGCGGGCGGCACTTCGACGATCTGCGGTTCGTCGAGGATGCCCGACGATTGCGTCTGATTGTTGGTCTGGCCAGGCGCCGTGTTCGGCGGCGCGGGCTGGGCCGCTTGCGGCACCGGCTGGCCCGGACTCTTGCCCTGCAGCGCCCGGTTCGGATCGTATTGCGGCTGGCTTGCGCCGGCATCGGATGCGGCAGGCGGCGCGACTTTCGCGACGAACGGCGTCGGCGCGCGCGTGATGTACAGCGCGACCACCACCGCGATCGCCAGACCGACGATCAGGCCCAGCACGATGCCGAGAAACGTTCCCCCGGATTGCTTCGACTGCTTCGTTGTGCGGCGTGGCTTTGCCATTGTCTGAATCACCTGCAAAAGGAAAACTTGAATGACCGTCGATTATAACGACGGCGGCGACGCCGACCGCGGCGATGCCGGCTGTCTGTGCCGCCGCGCCGCCGCGTGGCAACGGTCGCGCGCTATGGGCGCGCGTTATGGTCGCATAAGCGGCTTGCGCGGGCGAGTCGAATTTACATCTTCGAGGGGGCCGATACGCCGATGATCGCAAGACCGTTCGCCAGCACCTGGCGCGTGGCCGCGAGCAGCGCGATGCGCGCGTTGCGCACTGCTTCGTCGTCGACCAGAACGCGCTCGGCATTGTAGAACGAGTGGAATTCACCGGCGAGGTCGCGCAGATAGAACGCGACCGCGTGCGGCGCGAGTTCGTCGGCTGCTTGCGTGAGCAGATCGGGGAACTCGGCGAGCTTCTGCAACAGGGCCATCGCGCGTTCGCTCGAGAGCGGCGCGAGATCGACCGAGGGCAGCAGCGCTTCGTCGGCGACAAAGCGCGACTTCCATTCGCCGAGCACCGAGCAGATCCGCGCGTGCGCGTACTGCACGTAGTAGACGGGGTTTTCGTCGTTCTGCTTGAGCGCGAGATCGATGTCGAACACGAACTGGGTGTCGGCCTTGCGCGAGATCAGGAAGAAGCGCACCGCATCGCGGCCGCGGCGAATCGTCTCTTCGTCGATCAGATCCGGTGCGGCTTCCTGGCCAGGCGTCGCGCCGCCCGACCATTCGATCAGGTCGCGCACCGTCACGTAGCTGCCCGCGCGCTTCGAAATCTTCACTTCCTGGCCGTCGCGCATCACCGTGACCATCTTGTGCAGCACGTAGTCGGGGTAGCCCTTCGGAATGCCGATGCCGAGACCCTGCAGGCCGGCGCGCACGCGTGCGACGGTGCCGTGGTGATCCGAGCCCTGGACGTTGATCACCTTCGTGAAGCCGCGCTGCCACTTCGTGACGTGGTAGGCGACGTCCGGCACGAAGTACGTGTACGTGCCGTCTTTCTTGCGCATCACGCGGTCTTTGTCGTCGCCGTCGTCGGTGGTGCGCAGCCACAGTGCGCCGTCTTCCTCGAAGGTCTTGCCGGCCGCCACGAGCGCCTCGACCGTCTGCGCGACGCGTCCTTCCTTGTACAGCGACGATTCGAGGTAATACTGATCGAACTCGACGCCGAACGCCTGCAGGTCCATGTCCTGCTCGTGACGCAGATACGCGACCGCGAAGCGGCGGATCGCGTCGAGATTTTCGATGTCGCCCGCGCCTTTGACCGGCTCGCCGTCGCGTGCCGAAACGGTCTCGCCGTTCAGGTAGTCGCGCGCGATATCGGCGATGTACTCGCCGGCGTATGAATCCTCCGGCCAGCCCGCGTCGCCGGGTTTCAGCCCGCGCGCGCGCGCCTGCGTCGAGATGGCGAGCGTCTGGATCTGCACGCCTGCATCGTTGTAGTAGAACTCGCGATGCACGTTCCAGCCCTGCGACTCGAGCAGGCTCGACAGCGCGTCGCCGAGCGCCGCCTGGCGGCCGTGGCCGACGTGCAGCGGGCCGGTCGGGTTGGCGGACACGAATTCGACGAGCACGCGCTTTCCTGCTTCGCGCTGTGAACGGCCGAACGCTTCGTTCTGCGCGAACACCTCGCGTACGACAGCCTGCTTCGCGGCGGCCGCGATACGCAGATTGATGAAGCCCGGCCCGGCGACTTCGGCGCTATCGACAAGGCCTGTTGCCTGCGGATGCGCGAGCACCGCATCGACGATCTGCTGCGCAAGCTGGCGCGGATTGGCGCGCAGCGGCTTGGCCAGCTGCATCGCGACGTTGCATGCGATGTCTCCGTGCGCGGCGACCTTCGGGCGTTCGAGGGTGATCGTCGGCGTGACGAACGCGGCCTCGGCGGCGCCTTCGTTGGCCGTCGCGATCTGCTTCACGGTGTCGGCGAGCAGGGTTTCGAGAATATGTTTATGTGCAGGCAGCATGCTTGTTGCGTGTCCAGTGAGGCAGTCGGGTCAGACGAGATTGCGTTGGATGCGTGTACGCGCACCACGGCGCGCTCATTCCATCAGGACGGATTTTAGCAGGTGCTAATATGTCCAATGAGGTGCCCGGTCGGGACGAGGCGCGCCGGCGCGGCTGTCATAGCGCACGAGAAGCGCCTCGTGGCATCGCGCAAAGGCCTGCGCAAGCACCGGCAGGAACGCCGCGCAGGGCCGCTTTGCCAGTCGCCGCCGAGGGAGAGATCAACAAAACGAAAAGGGAACTGTCATGCTGATTACTTTCAAGTGTCGTGCCGCGCCGGACGTGATGATGTTGGAGAATCTGGCCCAATATCTTGTCGGCATCGTCGGCAAGCAGCTCGGTCAACGCGGCGTCATCACGCATGACGAACTCGGCGACGCCATTACGAAGCTCGAAGCGGCCATCGTCACCGACAAAAAAGAGCGTGCCGAACACGACGGCCACTTCCATGAAGGCGAAGAAGGGCACGACCCGCACGAAATTCCGATCGGACTCGCGCAACGCGCTTATCCGTTTCTCGACATGCTGCGCGCGGCGCAGAAAGAGAACGCGGATATTGTCTGGGGGATCTGAACCGCGCCGGTTGCGGCACATGGCGGATGCGCCGTGTGCTGCGTTCCCGGCGTTGCTCGTGTCATAGAAAAAGCCCGCCTTGCGCAAGCGCCGGCGCAGCACCGGCGGCAAGCGAAACGGCCATCCACATCAGCGACAGCTTCTTCATACGATTTTCTCCGGGACGGTTGCCCGTAAAATGCCGCGCGTTGTTGCCGACGCATTCGGCGTCATGAAGCAGCTGCAGTTTACAAAGCCGAAAACTCGATCGCCGGAAATATTCGGTGTTTGCGCGCCGATATAGTGGACGCGCCAGTGCGAGTCAAAGCAGGGGCGCCAATGCGCGCTGCGCATCGGCCTTCGAAAGCGCCATACGCCGTGCGTAGTCGTCCAGCTGATCTTCGCCGATCTTGCCGACCGAGAAGTACGTGCTGTCCGGGTGCGCGAGATAGAAGCCCGATACGCTCGCGGCAGGCAGCATCGCGAGCGACTCGGTCACGCTCATGCCGATCTCGCCGGCCTGCAGCACGTCGAACATGTCGCGCTTGACCAGATGGTCCGGGCACGCGGGGTAGCCGGGCGCGGGACGAATGCCGCGGTATTTCTCGTCGATCATCTCGTCGTTCGACAGCGATTCGGCCGACGCGTAACCCCACAGGTCGCGCCGCACGCGCGCATGCATCGCTTCGGCGAACGCTTCGGCGAAGCGGTCCGCCAGCGCCTTCAGCATGATCGCGCTGTAGTCGTCGTGGTCCTTTTCGAACTGCTTTTCCTTCACGTCTACGCCAAGCCCTGCCGTGACCGCGAACAGGCCGATATAGTCGGCCACGCCCGAGTCTTTCGGCGCGATGAAATCCGCGAGCGACCGGTTCGGCCGCATTACGCCGTCGACCACGGGACGCTCGCTCTGCTGGCGCAGATTGCGCCACGTGAGCGCGATTTCGCTACGCGATTCGTCGGTGTAGATTTCGATGTCGTCGTCGTTGACGGTGTTGGCCGGCAGCAGCGCGATCACGCCGTTCGCGGTCAGCCAGCGGCCCTGTATGAGCCGCGCGAGCATCGACTTCGCGTCCGAAAACACGCGCCGCGCCGATTCGCCGACGATCTCGTCGTTCAGAATGGCCGGGTACTTTCCGGCCAGATCCCAGGTCTGGAAGAACGGCGTCCAGTCGATGTAGTTCGCGAGTTCGTTCAGATCGAAATTCCTGAACACACGGCGTCCGATGAACTTCGGTTTGACCGGATGGTACGCACTCCAGTCGATCTTCGTTTTGTTCGCGCGCGCCTGCGCGAGCGTGACCATCGGCTGCGCCTTCCGGTTCGCGTGCTGCTGGCGGATGCGATCGTAATCGGACTTCAGTTCCTGGAGATACTTCGCGGCGCCTTCATCGGACAGCAGGCTCGACGCAACCGACACCGAGCGCGAGGCATCGGGCACATAGACGACCGGCCCTTCGTAGTTCGGCGCGATCTTGACGGCCGTATGCACGCGCGAGGTCGTCGCGCCGCCGATCAGCAGCGGAATCTTCCTGATGCGGAAGTAGTCGTCGCGCTGCATCTCAGACGCGACGTAGGCCATCTCTTCGAGGCTTGGCGTAATGAGCCCCGACAGCCCGACGATGTCCGCGCCTTCCACTTTCGCCTTCGCGAGAATGTCGTTGCACGGGACCATCACGCCCATGTTGACCACTTCGAAGTTGTTGCACTGGAGCACGACCGACACGATGTTCTTGCCGATGTCGTGCACGTCGCCCTTCACGGTGGCGATGACGATCTTGCCTTTCGCGCGCACGTCGCCGCCGGCCGCGGCCAGCTGCTTCTTTTCTTCCTCGATGAACGGAATCAGGTGCGCGACAGCCTGCTTCATCACGCGCGCCGACTTCACGACCTGCGGCAGGAACATCTTGCCCTGACCGAACAGGTCGCCGACGATATTCATGCCGTCCATCAGCGGCCCTTCGATCACGCTGATCGGCCGGCCGCCATTCGCGGCGATCTGCGCGCGCGCCTCTTCGGTATCGTCGACGATGAAATTCGTGATGCCGTGCACGAGCGCATGCGCAAGGCGTTTTTCGACGGGCTGATTGCGCCACTCGAGGTTTTCTTCCTTCTTCGCGGCGCCGGTCTTGAATTTGTCGGCGATCTCGAGCAGCCGGTCGGTCGCATCGTCGCGGCGGTTCAGCACGACGTCTTCGACGCGCTCGCGCAACTCGGCGTCGAGGTCCGCATAGACGCCGAGTTGCCCCGCGTTGACGATGCCCATATCCATCCCGGCCTGAATCGCGTGATAGAGGAACACCGTATGAATCGCTTCGCGCACCGGGTCGTTGCCGCGGAATGAAAACGACACGTTCGACACGCCGCCGCTCACCTTCGCATAGGGCAGATTCTGCTTGATCCAGCGCGTCGCGTTGATGAAATCGACCGCGTAGTTGTTGTGTTCTTCGATGCCGGTTGCGACGGCAAAGATGTTCGGGTCGAAGATGATGTCTTCGGGCGGAAAGCCGACTTCGTTGACGAGCACGTCATACGAACGCTTGCAGATTTCGGTCTTGCGCGCGAACGTGTCGGCCTGGCCTTTTTCGTCGAATGCCATGACGACGGCCGCGGCGCCATAACGCCGGATCAGCCGCGCATGATGAACGAACGCTTCCTTGCCTTCCTTCAGCGAAATCGAGTTGACGATCGCTTTGCCCTGCACGCACTTCAGGCCCGCTTCGATCACTTCCCACTTCGACGAGTCGATCATGATCGGCACGCGCGCGATGTCGGGTTCCGACGCGATCAGATTCATGAAGCGCACCATCGCCGCCTTCGAATCGAGCATCGCCTCGTCCATGTTGATGTCGATGACCTGCGCGCCGTTTTCGACCTGCTGGCGCGCGACCGCGAGCGCTTCGTCGAACTGCCCGTTGAGAATCATCCGGGCGAAGGCCTTCGAGCCGGTTACGTTGGTACGTTCGCCGACATTGATGAAAAGCGTTCCGGACGTGACGTTGAACGGTTCGAGGCCCGAAAGGCGCAGCGTATGGTCGGTCATGGCTTGCAGGAGTGCGTGAGTTGGCGTCGTGGGCGAAGAAGGTTCGGGGCGATGCGGTTGGGTCGCCCGGGTCAGGCCGCGTCGCGGTACTGCGTCGGCCACTTGCGCGGCTTGACGTCGCTGAGCGCTTTCGCGATCGCGGCAATATGCTCGGGCGTCGTGCCGCAGCAGCCGCCCGCGATATTCACGAGGCCTGCTTCGGCGAATTCCTTCAGGAGCCCGGACGTATCCGCGGGCAGCTCGTCGAAGCCCGTGTCGCTCATCGGATTCGGCAGGCCCGCGTTCGGGTAGCACGATACGTACGTATCGCAGAGCTTCGACAGTTCGGCGATGTATGGGCGCATCAGCGCTGCGCCGAGCGCGCAGTTCAGGCCGAACGTGAGCGGCTTCGCATGACGCAGCGAATTCCAGAACGCTTCGACCGTCTGGCCCGACAGAATGCGGCCCGAGGCGTCGGTGACGGTGCCCGAAATCATGATCGGCAGCCGCTCGCCCGTGTTCTCGAACAGTTCGTCGAGCGCAAACAGCGCGGCCTTGGCATTGAGCGTGTCGAAGATCGTTTCGACGAGGAACAGGTCGACGCCGCCGTCGAGCAGCGCCTTCGCCTGCTGGTAGTACGCGGCACGCAGTTCGTCGAAGGTCACGTTGCGCGCGGCCGGATCGTTGACGTCGGGCGAAATGCTCGCCGTCTTCGGTGTCGGTCCGATCGCGCCGGCCACGAAGCGCGGCTTCTCCGGCGTCGAATACTTGTCGCACGCGGCGCGTGCGAGCTTCGCCGACGCTATATTCATTTCTTCGACGAGATCTTCCATGCCGTAGTCGGCCTGCGCGACCGTCGTTGCGCCGAACGTGTTCGTTTCGACGATATCGGCGCCCGCGGCCAGGTACTGTTCATGGATCTCGCGGATCACCTGCGGTTGCGTGATCGACAGCAACTCATTGTTGCCTTTGATATCGCGTGCGAAGTCCTTGAAGCGCTCGCCGCGATACTGCGCTTCACCGAGCTTGTAACGCTGGATCATCGTCCCCATCGCGCCGTCGAGAATCAGGATGCGCGACTTGAGCAATGAAGGCAGCGCCGTGCCGCGTGTATAGGCGGCATCGCTGTTCGAAGCAGACGAAGTAACGGGAAGGGCAGGCTTGTTCATGGCGGAAGGGCCCCAAGGGCATTCAGCGGTTTCTCAACCGCTTTTTTTCAGGAAACTCAACATTGTAGCCCGCGTGCGGCGTGGCCGCCCCGGCGACGCGCGAAGCGCTTCCACCATCGCGCGCAACGTGCCGGAAACGACGGTCGGTATCGAGTGTCGGGGTTACCAATGAAAAACCCCGTCCGGCGTGCCGGACGGGGTTCATGAAGTGTTGCCGGGCGTTGCCTGGCGTGTCGCCGCAGCGGACCTTAGTGCAACACGACCGGCTGGTGCATCAGGCTGTCGAACTGGCCGAGGAACTCGTCGACTTCATCGAGCGACGGTTCTTCTTCGATCAGCTTTTGTACATGCTCGCGAAAGCTTGCCGCCATTGCTCCATCGATGTAAATCTCACGCTGGGTGTTCTTGTCGACAATTTCATAACCGCCCGACTTCATCGCGAGATGACCGTCCTGTGGTGGGAATTCGACGACACAGTAGTTGGGGCTGTTGTAGATCATTTGCATGGCGACACTCCTTATTTCCGTTGGCTCCTGGCCAGTCCTGCGCCGTACGTGGAGCATTTGGCGTGGAATTCAAGGGGTGGGTCCGGTGTGGCGCTTGTAATTTCTCCGGACCTTGTTGTTAGACTCGCGAGCGCAAAAACGTTTCGAGCAACGCCGCAAAACGTTGCGATTGCTCGATGGGCGCGAGATGAGCCGCGTCCAGCACCTCGAATCGCGCCCCCTGGATGGCATCGGCTATGACCTGTGTAGCAGCAGGAGGCGTGCCCGTGTCATGACGCCCTGCTACGGCGAGCGTGGGCGTCCGTATTTGCAGCAGTCTATCGCGCACGTCGAATTCGCGCAGCGCCGCGCTCGCGAGCGCGAAGCCCTCTACGGACGTGTGGATATAGACGTCGCGAATCTGTTCGACCACTTCGGGATGAGCGCGTTGAAAGTCCGACGTAAGCCAACGTTCGAGCGAGGCGGGTGCAAGCGCTGCGACGCCGTCGCGGCGGGCCGTTTCGATGCGCTGATCCCAGATGCTGCGCGACTCGGGCGCGGTAAAGGCGAATGTATCGGCGAGCGTCAGCGTATCGACGCGCGATGCGTGATCGATCGCGAACTGCTGCGCGATCGCGCCGCCCAGCGACATACCGACCACATGTGTGCTTTTTGCGCCCAGTTTGTCGAGCAGCGCGGCAAGGTCGTTCGACAGGTCGGCAATGGTGAACGGAGCCGTGGGCGCGGAAGATTCGCCGTGTCCGCGGATGTCGTAACGCAATACCGTGTAGTCGTTGCGGAAATAGCCGGCAAGCTGATCCCAGATCGACAGATCGCCGCCCAGCTGATGAATGAAGGTGAGCCACGGGCCGCCGCCCTCATTGCTCAGCACATAGCGTGTCTCGATGCCGTTGACGTTCACTTGCATGCCTGCTCCTTATGTAAGGGTGATGCGGTGACCGATGCGCCCGGGTGTTTATGGTTTCTCGTAGTTGCTATTCGGCTCTGCAGCCGATGGCGTTGCAGGTTGCGGGCCCGGGTTCTGATCGTTCGCATTTGTCGCGCCCGCATTCGGTGCAGCGGTCTCGCCATGCCACAGCAATTCGACCTGCGTGCCGTTGGGTTCGGTCTGTACGAAACGCACGGGTAACCAACCGAGCGACGGGGCAAGCCACACGTCGATGCGGCGCCGATCGCCTGCGTGGCGCGGCAGCCGCGTGAAGTGCCGCGCCTCGACAAAGCCTTGTTGCGTTCGCACCGTTTCGTCGCCGATTGTTTCGATGGGCCATATTTCGCCGCTATCGTTATCGGTCACATAGAACTCGCGCGTGACGCCGGGCTGGTACGCGTCGGGCGCGCCGCGCACGAGGCTCGCGAGCTGCATGATCATGCTGAATCGGTCCTGCGCGCCGTCCTGCAGCGCGAGCGTTTTCGGCGTGCGTGTGAACGCGATCTGCCGGGTTTCGCGATTGAACACGGTCACGTCCTGGCCGCGCCGTCCGTGCGTTTCGATGTACTGGTCCGGCGCGAGACCGAACGCGTCGACGCGGCCATGGCTTTCGTAGCTGTACGTGCCGACGAACGGTAGCGGCACGGAGATGACGAGGCGATAGGTGTGCCCGTCGCTTTCCCAATGGATCGTGCCCGGCTGGTTGCGTACGCCGTTGTAGAACGTGTCGTATTCGAGATCGCCCGACGGCGGGACGGAAAATTTGACGCCTGGTGTCGCATGCGCGGCGTTGCCGCTGCCGCTGTCCGTGCCGCTTGCTGCATTGGCCGCTTGTGCCGGCGAACCTGCTCCCGGGCCGGATGCGGCCGCCGCGCTTGCTGCTGTGCTTGCCGCAGCGCTCGCGGCCGTGCTCGCTGCGGCGTCTGCAACTGCGCTGGCCGTGTCGTTCGCGGCTTCGTCGGGCTTCGGCTGAGCTTTTTCGGCCGTCGCGCTCTGCGTGACCGGCGCTCGCGGCGCAGGCTGCTGTTTCGGTTTCCGCTCGGGTCGAATCGCGGTCAACGCGTGCGGCTGCGGGGCCTGCCCGGGCAGTTTCTGCCGTGTGGCGGGCGGCGTGGCCGCGCCGGCCGGCTGCTGTTCGACACGTTCGGGTTTCAGCAGCGCAACCTGCACGGGCACATGCTGCTGATCCGCTGGCTTGAACGTGTCGCGA
The nucleotide sequence above comes from Paraburkholderia sp. SOS3. Encoded proteins:
- a CDS encoding helical backbone metal receptor, which produces MNEQTVDAAGIGHTPAGDDARIVSLVPSITELLFALDLDRQIVGRTGFCVHPRDRVRAVPKVGGTKSVRIDAVRALKPTHVIVNIDENERTTVDALRAFVPHIVVTHPLAPEHNLALFALLGTIFRREDAARRLGQALNEQLEAIGARDWPSQRVLYAIWHDPWMTVARDTYISAVLRLVNWHTLPAVDGGPAGARRYPAFALDAPWLDDVDRILLSTEPYRFTQSHCDALAQALQAAGKLTGKRIELIDGEQVSWYGSRAIGGIGYLQRYASRQ
- a CDS encoding SDR family oxidoreductase, with amino-acid sequence MGSPQKVFITGASSGIGLALASEYVRRGAILGLVARRKDALERFRDAHPEHPILIYAADVRDAHALAAATQDFFAKHGCPDIVIANAGVSRGTVTGLGDLQAFRDVMDTNYYGMVATFEPFAAEMAAAHKGTLVGISSVAGVRGLPGSGAYSASKAAARTYLEALRVEMRPRGVSVVTIAPGFIRTPMTAHNPYAMPFLMDVERFAREAAHAIERKKRYVVLPWQMRFVAMVLHAVPRWLYDAAMKKAPHKPRSGAG
- a CDS encoding thiol:disulfide interchange protein DsbA/DsbL; amino-acid sequence: MKKLLGLLCLSFGLIAGAASASPAAPVSGKDYTVLSSPQPVEVPAGKIEVIEFMWYGCPHCNEFDPYLEDWIRKQGPDVVFKRVPVAFRDDFIPHSKMYHAVDALGLAQELTPKIFHEIHVNKDYLLTPEDQAKFLAKNGVDPKKYMDAYNSFSTQTALQRDKKLIEDYKIDGVPTLAIQGKYETGPAQTDSLPGTIQVLDYLVGQVRAKKM
- a CDS encoding SPOR domain-containing protein; this encodes MAKPRRTTKQSKQSGGTFLGIVLGLIVGLAIAVVVALYITRAPTPFVAKVAPPAASDAGASQPQYDPNRALQGKSPGQPVPQAAQPAPPNTAPGQTNNQTQSSGILDEPQIVEVPPAAGGASAAAPGVAGSNPSAAAVAGAKKPASSAPNGTPGAAVANVPPPAKPGTSAPPSAADANTGYLLQVGAYKTAADAEQQRARLAFQGFESKVTQRDAGGITYYRVRIGPFAKFEDMNSTRQRLSDAGIDTAVIRFTKQ
- the argS gene encoding arginine--tRNA ligase, which codes for MLPAHKHILETLLADTVKQIATANEGAAEAAFVTPTITLERPKVAAHGDIACNVAMQLAKPLRANPRQLAQQIVDAVLAHPQATGLVDSAEVAGPGFINLRIAAAAKQAVVREVFAQNEAFGRSQREAGKRVLVEFVSANPTGPLHVGHGRQAALGDALSSLLESQGWNVHREFYYNDAGVQIQTLAISTQARARGLKPGDAGWPEDSYAGEYIADIARDYLNGETVSARDGEPVKGAGDIENLDAIRRFAVAYLRHEQDMDLQAFGVEFDQYYLESSLYKEGRVAQTVEALVAAGKTFEEDGALWLRTTDDGDDKDRVMRKKDGTYTYFVPDVAYHVTKWQRGFTKVINVQGSDHHGTVARVRAGLQGLGIGIPKGYPDYVLHKMVTVMRDGQEVKISKRAGSYVTVRDLIEWSGGATPGQEAAPDLIDEETIRRGRDAVRFFLISRKADTQFVFDIDLALKQNDENPVYYVQYAHARICSVLGEWKSRFVADEALLPSVDLAPLSSERAMALLQKLAEFPDLLTQAADELAPHAVAFYLRDLAGEFHSFYNAERVLVDDEAVRNARIALLAATRQVLANGLAIIGVSAPSKM
- a CDS encoding DUF1840 domain-containing protein, with the protein product MLITFKCRAAPDVMMLENLAQYLVGIVGKQLGQRGVITHDELGDAITKLEAAIVTDKKERAEHDGHFHEGEEGHDPHEIPIGLAQRAYPFLDMLRAAQKENADIVWGI
- the metH gene encoding methionine synthase gives rise to the protein MTDHTLRLSGLEPFNVTSGTLFINVGERTNVTGSKAFARMILNGQFDEALAVARQQVENGAQVIDINMDEAMLDSKAAMVRFMNLIASEPDIARVPIMIDSSKWEVIEAGLKCVQGKAIVNSISLKEGKEAFVHHARLIRRYGAAAVVMAFDEKGQADTFARKTEICKRSYDVLVNEVGFPPEDIIFDPNIFAVATGIEEHNNYAVDFINATRWIKQNLPYAKVSGGVSNVSFSFRGNDPVREAIHTVFLYHAIQAGMDMGIVNAGQLGVYADLDAELRERVEDVVLNRRDDATDRLLEIADKFKTGAAKKEENLEWRNQPVEKRLAHALVHGITNFIVDDTEEARAQIAANGGRPISVIEGPLMDGMNIVGDLFGQGKMFLPQVVKSARVMKQAVAHLIPFIEEEKKQLAAAGGDVRAKGKIVIATVKGDVHDIGKNIVSVVLQCNNFEVVNMGVMVPCNDILAKAKVEGADIVGLSGLITPSLEEMAYVASEMQRDDYFRIRKIPLLIGGATTSRVHTAVKIAPNYEGPVVYVPDASRSVSVASSLLSDEGAAKYLQELKSDYDRIRQQHANRKAQPMVTLAQARANKTKIDWSAYHPVKPKFIGRRVFRNFDLNELANYIDWTPFFQTWDLAGKYPAILNDEIVGESARRVFSDAKSMLARLIQGRWLTANGVIALLPANTVNDDDIEIYTDESRSEIALTWRNLRQQSERPVVDGVMRPNRSLADFIAPKDSGVADYIGLFAVTAGLGVDVKEKQFEKDHDDYSAIMLKALADRFAEAFAEAMHARVRRDLWGYASAESLSNDEMIDEKYRGIRPAPGYPACPDHLVKRDMFDVLQAGEIGMSVTESLAMLPAASVSGFYLAHPDSTYFSVGKIGEDQLDDYARRMALSKADAQRALAPLL